In Streptococcus parapneumoniae, the genomic stretch GATTGAAATTCCTAAAGTAGGGTGGACACAGAAAGATCTCTATGAGATTAGTAAAAAAGTTACAAAAGATACCGATGGAGATGGAATCGTTGATCAATTTGGGATAACAGGATATAGTTGGAAAGAATCTCTAGCAGCCTTTGGAGTTACTATTTCTGAGAGTGGGATTCCTCGTATAGATTCGTCAGAAATGAAGGATGCTTTATCCTATATAAGGGGATTGAATCAATTAAACGGACGCTACAAAGTAACCTATAAAGATTTTGATGAAGGACATGTGGCCTTTTATCCAATGAGTTTGGCACAATATCGTACATATAAACCTTTTCCTTATCATGTGGCCAAATATACAAATTTTAACTGGACATGTATTTCGTTGCCAACGACTAAGGAAGACATTCGTTCGACTGTAACAGATACTTCCTTATACGTGGTTTCTTCGCGTGCTCGCAATTCAAACCTTGCCGTATCGTTTATAGAATTTTTAACAATTAATCGTGAAATTCAACAAAATTTATTTAATAAGGGTCAAGGAAGCTCAGTATTACCAGAGGTAGTAACTAGTTTGAAAAGTGAAGAGTTGATGAAGAAAGGAATGATTGGTCAAAATGCCTTAACGACTACTTCACTGGATTATATAATGAAAAATTCAATTACAACTATTTCAAAAGGGATAGATTCAAAATCATTAGTTGGAACAGAAGAAAGATTAGAAGCATTATCTATGGATGAAAATAACACGGATATTGAAGGTAGTCTTATTAAGTTACAAAAAGAACTAGATATAGGAACCCTTAAATAGATATCAAGATTATTACTCTTAAATAATACGAACATGGCAGATGTCTTTATTGACATTTGTCATTTTTTTATTGACATTTATCAATAAACTTTTGTGACATTTAACAATTATAAAGTGAAGATAAGGATGATAGAATAAAATCAATAAAAGGAGGGAAATATGAAGTATTTGATATTAGTCAGTCATGGAGGGCTCGCAGAGGGATTGAAATCATCTCTTTCTATGTTTGCTTCGGATAAGGTAGATGATGTCATAGCGATTGGCTTAAAAGATGGAGAAAGTCTTGCAGGTTTTTCTGTAGAGGTCAAGAATGTTATTGCGTCTCTGGATGAAAATGATTCGGTTCTTGTTTTAGCAGATATTGTTGGGGGAAGTCCTTTAACAACTGTTGCAACAGTATTAGAAGAATTTGGAAAATTAGAGAATGCAACTATTTTGGGAGGTATGAACTTAACAATGGCACTTACAGCAGTGGTGATGAAAGACATTCTGACCGGAAGTGAACTTGTTTCTACGATATTAAACGAATCATCCTCAGCTCTACAGGAATTTGAAGTCGGATCGGATGATAATCTTAATGAAGAAGACGATATTTAGTTATATAAGGAAAGGGATAAAAAATTATGGTAGTAACATTTGTACGAATTGACGATAGAATGATTCATGGACAAACAGTCACTAGATGGGCAAAAGAACATCCATGTGATGGATTAATTGCAGTAAATGATGCTGCTGCATCTAATAAGGTTTTAATTCAGGCATATAAAGGTGCGTCAGATAAAAAAACATTTGTTTGGACAAAGGAAGCGTTTGAAGAAAAATCATCTAAAGTAACAGAATCGGATAGTAGATATTTTTTGATTACTAAGAATCCAATTGATATGAAAGAAATTTTAGTAGACCAGGGCTTTATTCCAGGAGATGTTAAAGAGATTATTGTAGGACCTGCTAACGATAGACCAGGTGCTATCAAGTTGGGAAATAATCAATCAATTACTCAAGAGGAAGCAGTTGCATTAGAAGCAATTGAAAAAGCAGGATATAAAGTTAGATTCCAATTATTATCAGATGTATCTATTGGCTATTGGAGTGATTTTAAATCAAAATTTGGATTTTAATAATGAAATAAGGAGACAAAATGATGGAAATTTCTTGGATTCAAGCAGCTCTTTTAGGATTGTTTGCAAGTTTAGCATCGATGCCAGGTATGGGGGGATCCAGTATTGGTAACTATACTTTGGGGCGTCCATTAGTTGGTGGTTTAATTGTAGGTTTAATATTAGGAGATATAACAACAGGGGTAATCGTTGGTGTGGCTTTACAGGTATTATATATTGCCTTAGTGACACCTGGTGGAACTGTATCGGCCGATGTACGGGCAATTTCTTATATCGGAATTCCGTTATCTATCCTATTTGTTCATGCAAATAATATTTCAGGTGAAGTGGCGATTGCAGCAGCAGCAGCGCCAATTGGAGCCGCGGTTGGAACAATTGGAACTGTTTTATTCTATGGTACAGCTACTATGAACTTGCTTTGGCAACACATTGGATGGAAAGCTGTAGAGAAAGGTGATTTTAAGAAGTTATATGCTGTTGATTGGGTATATCCTTGGATTTCACATTTTATCTTTTCTTTCTTACCAACAATGATTATTACAAAATTTGGACCAGATATGGTTGATCTTATGAAAGTATATCTTCCGATGGATGGTTTTGTAATGAAGTCTCTATTTACTGTAGGAGCACTCCTTCCATGTGTGGGTATTGCAATACTTTTGAAACAAATTGTTACAAAAACAACAGACTTTATTCCTTTCTTTGTCGGGTTCACGTTAGCAAAATCTTTAGGCTTGAACTTAGTAGCAAGTGGTGTTGTGTCATTAATTTTTGCAGTAATTTATTATGAATTAGAAGTTGTTAAATCTGCCCGTACGACAGCAGTTGTCAGTGATATGGGATTTGATGAAGAGGAGGATATTTAGAATGAGTCGAAAAAAATATCAAGAAAAACATTGACAAAATCATTTCACCACTGGTTCTATGGACATCTGACATGTTTTTCTCAAGAACATATGCAAACTTTTGGATATTTAACTTCTATGCTTCCAATAGTGGAAGAAATGTATGATACTAAGGAAGAACAAAAAGAAGCTATGCAAACATACACAGCATTCTTTAATACTGAGCCGCAGCTGGGTTCTCTAGTAGTTGGGATAACAGCTGGTTTGGAAGAAGCGCGTGCAAATGGAGATGCCGTAGATAGTGAGACCATCAATGGAATGCGAGCCGGTCTAATGGGGCCTATTGCAGGTATTGGAGATTCACTTATTGTAGGAACATTAATTCCTGTTCTTTTGGGGATAGCTCTAGGTCTTTCTAAAGGAGGAAATATTTCTGGTGCAATATTCTATATTATTGCATGGAATCTATTAGTCTATCTTGGAATGCGTTTTGCTTATTTTAAAGGATATGAACTTGGAGATAAAGCAGTAGAATTTTTAGTAGGTCCTAAAGGTCAGGCGCTAAGAAAAGCAATTAGTGTTGTTGGTGGTATGGTCATAGGAGCTGTTGCAGCAACTTGGGTATCTGTCACTACGGCGCTAGAGCTGAAAAATGGAGATGGAGAAACGTTTTTAAACTTACAAGAAAAGATTGATGGTGTTTATCCAGGTCTTTTAACAGCAGGTTTTATTGTTCTATGTTGGTGGCTGATGGCTAAAAAGAAAGTTTCTCCAAATTGGGTGATGCTATTATTGGTAGTTATTGCACTTGTAGGAGTAGCCTTAGGATTTTTCAATCCAGGATTGAAATATTAATAGTATGTAAAAAAGCAACGGTTTATAATCGTTGTTTTTTATATATACGTAATATAAGGATTTAGAGTTTCGGTATTTTTTATAAAAGAATTAACGAAAATACTAATTTCATAAATCATGTTCGTTAAAATTCTACATTATTAAAGTGCAAAATTAGGATAAAGAAATTTATATATTCATCCTCAGAAAGTCAGACTTTTTTCTTGACTATTTCTGACCAAGTGATACAATAGAACTATGATTTAGCACTCAGGTCTAAAGAGTGCTAATACTATCTATCTCATTATGGAGGAAATCAGATGTTGAAACCATTAGGAGACCGTGTTGTCTTAAAAGTAGAAGAAAAAGAACAAACTGTTGGAGGCTTTGTCCTTGCAGGTTCAGCCCAAGAAAAAACAAAAACAGCCCAAGTTGTAGCTACTGGACAAGGTGTTCGTACCTTGAACGGTGACTTGGTGGCTCCAAGTGTCAAGGTTGGAGACCGTGTCTTAGTTGAAGCTCACGCAGGTCTTGATGTCAAAGATGGCGATGAAAAGTACATCATCGTAGGCGAAGCGAACATCTTGGCAATCACTGAAGAATAGAAGGAGAAAGTAAGTATGTCAAAAGAAATTAAATTTTCATCAGATGCCCGTTCAGCTATGGTCCGTGGTGTCGATATCCTTGCAGACACTGTTAAAGTAACCTTGGGACCAAAAGGTCGTAATGTCGTTCTTGAAAAATCATTCGGTTCACCACTCATCACCAATGACGGTGTAACTATTGCCAAAGAAATCGAATTGGAAGACCATTTTGAAAATATGGGTGCCAAATTGGTCTCAGAAGTAGCTTCAAAAACCAACGATATCGCAGGTGACGGAACGACAACTGCAACAGTCTTGACCCAAGCAATTGTCCGCGAAGGAATCAAAAACGTCACAGCAGGTGCCAATCCAATCGGAATTCGTCGTGGGATTGAAACAGCAGTTACAGCAGCAGTAGAAGCTTTGAAAAACAACGCCATCCCTGTTGCCAACAAAGAAGCTATCGCTCAGGTTGCAGCCGTATCTTCTCGTTCTGAAAAAGTTGGTGAGTACATCTCTGAAGCCATGGAAAAAGTTGGTAAAGATGGTGTTATCACAATCGAAGAGTCACGTGGTATGGAAACAGAGCTTGAAGTTGTGGAAGGAATGCAGTTCGACCGTGGTTATCTTTCACAGTACATGGTGACAGATAGCGAAAAAATGGTAGCTGACCTTGAAAATCCATACATTTTGATTACCGATAAGAAGATTTCAAATATCCAAGAAATCTTGCCACTCCTAGAAAGTATTCTCCAAAGCAATCGTCCACTCTTGATTATTGCGGATGATGTAGATGGTGAGGCTCTTCCAACTCTTGTTTTGAACAAGATTCGTGGAACCTTCAACGTAGTAGCAGTTAAGGCACCTGGTTTTGGTGACCGTCGCAAAGCCATGCTTGAAGACATTGCCATCTTAACAGGCGGAACAGTTATCACAGAAGACCTTGGTCTTGAGTTGAAAGATGCGACAATTGAAGCACTTGGTCAAGCAGTGAGAGTAACTGTTGATAAAGATAGCACTGTTATCGTAGAAGGTGCTGGAAATCCTGAAGCGATTTCTCACCGTGTTGCAGTTATCAAGTCTCAAATCGAAACCACAACTTCTGAATTTGACCGTGAAAAATTGCAAGAACGCTTGGCGAAATTGTCAGGTGGTGTAGCAGTCATCAAGGTCGGAGCTGCAACTGAAACTGAGTTGAAAGAAATGAAACTCCGCATTGAAGATGCCCTCAACGCTACTCGTGCAGCCGTGGAAGAAGGAATTGTTGCTGGTGGTGGGACAGCTCTTGTCAATGTCATTCCAGCTGTTGCTGCCTTGGAATTGACAGGAGACGAAGCAACGGGCCGCAATATTGTTCTCCGTGCTTTGGAAGAACCTGTTCGTCAAATCGCCCACAATGCAGGATTTGAAGGTTCAATCGTTATCGATCGTTTGAAAAATGCTGAGCTTGGTACAGGCTTCAACGCAGCAACTGGCGAGTGGGTTAACATGATTGATCAAGGTATCATTGATCCAGTTAAAGTGAGTCGTTCAGCTCTACAGAATGCAGCATCTGTAGCCAGCTTGATTTTGACAACAGAAGCAGTCGTAGCCAATAAACCAGAACCAGCAGCCCCAGCTCCAGCAATGGATCCAAGCATGATGGGTGGCATGATGTAAGCTTTCTATAGAAAACAACTTATAAAAAACATAAAAGGAGGGAATGCCTATTCCTCCTTTTTATGCTATTCACTTCTAAATAGATTTGAGCTCTCCTAACTTATATGATAAAATAAGATTAGAAAAAGGAGAAGAACATGATCGATGTAGAAGAAATTCTG encodes the following:
- a CDS encoding PTS sugar transporter subunit IIB, which produces MVVTFVRIDDRMIHGQTVTRWAKEHPCDGLIAVNDAAASNKVLIQAYKGASDKKTFVWTKEAFEEKSSKVTESDSRYFLITKNPIDMKEILVDQGFIPGDVKEIIVGPANDRPGAIKLGNNQSITQEEAVALEAIEKAGYKVRFQLLSDVSIGYWSDFKSKFGF
- a CDS encoding PTS sugar transporter subunit IIA, with amino-acid sequence MKYLILVSHGGLAEGLKSSLSMFASDKVDDVIAIGLKDGESLAGFSVEVKNVIASLDENDSVLVLADIVGGSPLTTVATVLEEFGKLENATILGGMNLTMALTAVVMKDILTGSELVSTILNESSSALQEFEVGSDDNLNEEDDI
- a CDS encoding PTS system mannose/fructose/sorbose family transporter subunit IID, producing the protein MTKSFHHWFYGHLTCFSQEHMQTFGYLTSMLPIVEEMYDTKEEQKEAMQTYTAFFNTEPQLGSLVVGITAGLEEARANGDAVDSETINGMRAGLMGPIAGIGDSLIVGTLIPVLLGIALGLSKGGNISGAIFYIIAWNLLVYLGMRFAYFKGYELGDKAVEFLVGPKGQALRKAISVVGGMVIGAVAATWVSVTTALELKNGDGETFLNLQEKIDGVYPGLLTAGFIVLCWWLMAKKKVSPNWVMLLLVVIALVGVALGFFNPGLKY
- a CDS encoding ABC transporter substrate-binding protein, which codes for MKVKQLFLAILFVLSCLSLFLIWENKQIKIIRLGFYSDSSWGIPTGNNSYVLDEAIKKFEELHPGVRIVYDSGIPKEEYSNWISSQILKGSEPDVFLLSSDQLSLFASKGILKNLNSYLSQEDASNFYDVSLQAAKYGDDLYGLPYESNPMLMCVNQDLLLKEGIEIPKVGWTQKDLYEISKKVTKDTDGDGIVDQFGITGYSWKESLAAFGVTISESGIPRIDSSEMKDALSYIRGLNQLNGRYKVTYKDFDEGHVAFYPMSLAQYRTYKPFPYHVAKYTNFNWTCISLPTTKEDIRSTVTDTSLYVVSSRARNSNLAVSFIEFLTINREIQQNLFNKGQGSSVLPEVVTSLKSEELMKKGMIGQNALTTTSLDYIMKNSITTISKGIDSKSLVGTEERLEALSMDENNTDIEGSLIKLQKELDIGTLK
- the groL gene encoding chaperonin GroEL (60 kDa chaperone family; promotes refolding of misfolded polypeptides especially under stressful conditions; forms two stacked rings of heptamers to form a barrel-shaped 14mer; ends can be capped by GroES; misfolded proteins enter the barrel where they are refolded when GroES binds) produces the protein MSKEIKFSSDARSAMVRGVDILADTVKVTLGPKGRNVVLEKSFGSPLITNDGVTIAKEIELEDHFENMGAKLVSEVASKTNDIAGDGTTTATVLTQAIVREGIKNVTAGANPIGIRRGIETAVTAAVEALKNNAIPVANKEAIAQVAAVSSRSEKVGEYISEAMEKVGKDGVITIEESRGMETELEVVEGMQFDRGYLSQYMVTDSEKMVADLENPYILITDKKISNIQEILPLLESILQSNRPLLIIADDVDGEALPTLVLNKIRGTFNVVAVKAPGFGDRRKAMLEDIAILTGGTVITEDLGLELKDATIEALGQAVRVTVDKDSTVIVEGAGNPEAISHRVAVIKSQIETTTSEFDREKLQERLAKLSGGVAVIKVGAATETELKEMKLRIEDALNATRAAVEEGIVAGGGTALVNVIPAVAALELTGDEATGRNIVLRALEEPVRQIAHNAGFEGSIVIDRLKNAELGTGFNAATGEWVNMIDQGIIDPVKVSRSALQNAASVASLILTTEAVVANKPEPAAPAPAMDPSMMGGMM
- a CDS encoding PTS sugar transporter subunit IIC, whose product is MEISWIQAALLGLFASLASMPGMGGSSIGNYTLGRPLVGGLIVGLILGDITTGVIVGVALQVLYIALVTPGGTVSADVRAISYIGIPLSILFVHANNISGEVAIAAAAAPIGAAVGTIGTVLFYGTATMNLLWQHIGWKAVEKGDFKKLYAVDWVYPWISHFIFSFLPTMIITKFGPDMVDLMKVYLPMDGFVMKSLFTVGALLPCVGIAILLKQIVTKTTDFIPFFVGFTLAKSLGLNLVASGVVSLIFAVIYYELEVVKSARTTAVVSDMGFDEEEDI
- the groES gene encoding co-chaperone GroES, with the translated sequence MLKPLGDRVVLKVEEKEQTVGGFVLAGSAQEKTKTAQVVATGQGVRTLNGDLVAPSVKVGDRVLVEAHAGLDVKDGDEKYIIVGEANILAITEE